A DNA window from Helianthus annuus cultivar XRQ/B chromosome 15, HanXRQr2.0-SUNRISE, whole genome shotgun sequence contains the following coding sequences:
- the LOC110910635 gene encoding probable folate-biopterin transporter 7, giving the protein MEPPSVTKRKTVTEPINDHIKHDKQGRTPKKRRREMLLGLGFWIQGFRCFPWMAVIFFLKDGLHVDPSTLQILLNSANLPMVAKPFYGLVSDSFYFFGQHRIPYIAGGALLQALSWFAIASSPSSTISFFTITIYLLLGNLGAAIVEVANDAVVAECAKQPTTNNNSADLQSFAWVAAAIGGISGNLLGGLSVDQFSPRAMFLFFGILLILQFFITVSVSEKSLDLPKNHSKHDIRSQFSELLLVLRRPEIYQPIIWFSVSFAVIPALTGSMFYYQTQHLNIESSVLGISKVFGQITMLLWGVVYKRHLKSLPPRTLIASIQGTMACLMVSDALFVNGFYRSLGIPDSLYVVVVSGFLEVVYYFKILPFSILMAKLCPPGCEGSLMAFVMSTIALAFIVSGYIGVTLASWVVTETDVSGLRNALVIQAVCTIVPLLWSSYIPDSPRPEAEAKGQKKQE; this is encoded by the exons ATGGAACCTCCATCCGTAACCAAACGCAAAACAGTCACAGAACCGATCAATGACCACATCAAGCACGATAAACAAGGTCGCACTCCAAAGAAAAGACGCAGAGAGATGTTGCTagggttagggttttggattcAAGGATTCCGATGCTTTCCATGGATGGCGGTTATCTTCTTCCTCAAAGACGGACTCCATGTGGATCCTTCAACACTGCAGATTCTCCTCAATTCTGCCAACCTTCCGATGGTTGCCAAACCGTTTTACGGTCTTGTTTCTGATTCGTTCTATTTCTTCGGTCAGCACCGGATTCCGTACATTGCCGGAGGAG CTTTATTACAAGCTCTATCATGGTTTGCGATTGCATCTTCACCCTCTTCAACCATTTCATTCTTCACTATCACCATTTATCTCCTACTCGGAAACCTTGGTGCTGCCATTGTTGAAGTTGCAAATGATGCTGTAGTTGCAGAATGTGCAAAACAACCCACCACCAATAACAATTCTGCTGATCTTCAGTCATTTGCGTGGGTGGCTGCTGCCATCGGTGGCATCTCCGGAAACCTTCTTGGTGGCCTTTCAGTTGATCAGTTTTCCCCACGAGCAATGTTCTTGTTCTTTGGAATCCTATTGATTCTTCAGTTCTTTATCACAGTCTCCGTAAGCGAGAAATCACTAGATTTACCAAAGAATCATTCTAAACATGATATCAGAAGCCAGTTTTCAGAGCTATTATTGGTGTTAAGAAGACCCGAGATCTATCAACCGATTATCTGGTTTTCAGTATCTTTTGCTGTGATTCCGGCCTTAACGGGCTCGATGTTTTATTACCAAACACAACATCTAAACATCGAATCCTCTGTTTTAGGGATTTCAAAGGTGTTTGGCCAAATAACAATGTTGTTATGGGGTGTTGTATACAAGCGACACTTAAAATCTCTCCCACCACGGACACTGATTGCATCGATTCAGGGAACAATGGCGTGTTTGATGGTATCCGATGCATTATTTGTGAACGGGTTTTATCGATCCTTGGGAATACCAGATTCACTATACGTTGTGGTTGTTTCTGGGTTCCTGGAGGTCGTATATTACTTCAAAATTCTACCTTTTAGTATTTTGATGGCAAAACTATGCCCACCGGGTTGCGAAGGATCTTTGATGGCGTTTGTCATGTCTACCATCGCGCTGGCGTTTATTGTAAGCGGATACATTGGGGTTACACTCGCGTCTTGGGTTGTCACAGAAACTGATGTTTCAGGTTTACGGAATGCTCTTGTAATACAGGCTGTTTGCACCATTGTGCCTCTTTTGTGGTCTTCTTATATACCCGATAGCCCAAGGCCCGAGGCCGAAGCCAAAGGCCAAAAGAAACAGGAGTGA